AACATGCCAAGTTAAACAGAAAGATCAACTCTAAAACAGCAGCTCTAAAAACTATTCAGCAGACTCAGATATGGATCCGTTGGAAGGCGTATTATTACGCTAAGATTGGACTCTATGTTATCTCAGCTGTGGTTTTACTAGTATACAGAAAGGAGCCAGTTTTATTCTTTGATATCAGTACATATCTTGACAACTCCATAGTCTACATCGTAGGCTACATTCTGTCATTTCCTATAGGTATGCCAGGGGCTGTTGGTATGCCTGTCGCATTGTTTGTCTGCAATAGGGTTGTCAATCAGCTATTAAATTTTGTCACCTCTGACAAGTCTAAACAGGCACTTCTGCATGAGCCTGTCGAATAGGAAAACAAGTCTAAGATTTTTTGTCATCTGCAGTTTAGGCTATATGACAAATTAGAAAGCGTATTTTACTTGTCATACTACATTTGATTAGCCAGTGTTTGTAGTGCATTCTTTTGGTTTGCCTATTGTTTTTAGATCATTTGGTAACCAGCCGTTTGGTGTACAGACCTTCTCTGTTGCTGCGTCACAATAAAATATCTGATAACTGCTATAATTCGGTCATTTATGTACCAGGGCGGTACTTTAAAGGCAAGAGCAAATGTCGGTTTCATTCCACAATTCATCTGATATTTTTCTCAGCAGTTCATTTTGAGTCTTGAAAAATATACTATTCTAGTAGTTGACTTTAGTTGATTCAACTTGTAATAATCCCATATGGAAAATAATGAAGTTTGACCTTGAATGGTTATTAGCTATTTTACAATGACTATCAAGATTTGACCATGAAGACCGTAAACTGTATTACTGCTGATAAAGTCAATAAAAGTTTGTCTAAAATTTATCATGTAGGTGCATTTcgaaagtttattaaaaatagaaaaggGGTCTCTTGCATTAAAAAAATATTCGCTGTGTGATGTGTTGCTTGATGCCTGAAACAGTAGCAAATTGGCCATATTTATAGGCATGCCAGAATCATTAAATTCCTAACTGTACGTGATAAGACAAGCTCCACCACAGACAGCATTCCATCAATGCATGGCTAAATATAGTACTTCTGTAcctgaagtttattaaaatctgATTGCATGTAGGAACCTGTATTTACCAACTTAAAAAAGCCAGGCAAGCTTACAACACAATCGGGTGTGCAATTGCAGAGATGTATGTGTCATGATACGGATCAAGTACAAAACCGTAATGCTGTAAATATCCAAATAGCTGCAGGCTTGAGCGATAATATTATTCCAAAATACATAGTATTATCAAACAGCAAAGTTTGTTTGTTGGCAGCCAATGGTTAATGATTGCAGGATCCACAAGCTTCACCTGGGTTAGCAAACAGAACAATttgaaagggttaataactGGCAATAAGAAATGAGTGGACTTAACAATTAGTATGTTTTGAAATTGCAGACTCCGCGAATTGAAAATTATTAAGATgaattgattttttttctataGATGATTCAATGAGTGAAGTTAAAACTGTCTCTTTATGCCTTTatcctttttgttttattaaatttaacttactaatCATATAActacaatttatttatattttatgagCCAGACTGTCGCGCAATCTAACAATCGCTGTGTATATCGGATGACtaactttttacatattttaacaaTCGTTGAAACTTGTGTTTTACAAGCTCTACTTCTCATTCTTAATAGTTTATAGCTCGTCCCATTAAGCAAAGGTAGTTACATTTTTAACTGCTTGTCTTGGTGCTAAAGCTgatcaataaaatgtaacataattaTACTTTACtgcttaatatacatgtacattgcagTACAAAAGAAGTATAGGACAGCTTGAGATGTTAGTCAGGTTTCACGTGtaccatttttaatatttggcataaatacatatatgatATGACTTTTTTAAAAGCTAGCATTCTTCTCTTTATAGTTATGAAAATAAACATTCATTCTTTTTGCAGGTGTTctataaaaagatttttgtgtAAATACATACTGCCAGTTTGGACAGAAATCAAAAACTAAATTTGGAGTTATGAAATAGATGTGTCTAGTAACACAACTCCACATAAAGTGATTGAACATCTCTGACAGCTCAATCCGAATTAGTGTGGTCACGTTATCATCATTAGTTATTAACCTACGGCAACTAACTTTTGTAACAACTAACCATAGTAACAAGTAGCCCTTGTAACAACTAGCCCTTGTAACAACTAGCCCTTGTAATAACTAGCCCTTGTAACAACTAGCCTTTGGGACAACTAACCCTTGGAGCAACTAGCCGTTGTAATAACTAGCCCTTGTAACAACTAGCCTTTGGGACAACTAACCCTTGGAGCAACTAGCCGTTGTAACAAATTAACTTATAAATGTGTCGATAATAAATAGAATACTAGGGGGGAGTTACGCATAGAATGCTAGCGATCCTTTTTACGCATACTAAAATATAAGGAAAAAGTTAAAACATGAACTGGCTAGTTACTGAAACCAATAGataacaaatcaatttatacaaaaaactttaaagcaaAAATGTAATCAAGTGATTGCTttaattatgtattatattaaaaaaatactagGTATTGTGCACCATGTCATGTTTTTTTCCCCCTAGGCCCAGGTTCAATGCCCTAGGGCACATATCtacaaattacaaataaaattaaaatctatTATGGTTAAACAATTGAAACTTACTGTGATATAAAAAGTTCTTTGATCTTAAGTTACGGTCTAGTTGAGTTAATTCCAGTTGCACCGTTTGTGAGAATGTGAAGTCTGATTGAGGGTTGCCTCCCTCGTCGCTGTAACCAACTTAGCCAAAACCTCCAAATTTGctaataatttacataattgATCTAGTCAAATGAAtaacttcaaaaaattaaaagtaaacacTATCATGATCCATGCTAGGTTAGTTAGCGGAAAGTAAGCAAACCTATCAAAAGCAGCCTTAAATTAACAATATATGCTAATCTGgtcattaatttgtatttagattttaaaGCATCTTAAAAAGGATGTCAAACAATTTTCCTTCAAATGTAGAGATAGAACTCTTTAATCCAGCTGTAAGTTGGCCAATGAAAGCTGCTTTACTCATGTGTCTCTGTGTAGTGCATTTGTCCTGCTGGTTCTATGTCATAGGTGTGTTGATAAGCTCAGCAACAATCATAATTGAAATACAGCTTGGTAAGTACAACCTATATACAGCTTACTAGGTACAACCAATATACAGCTTGCTAGGTACAACCAATATACAGCTTGGTAAGTACAACCTATATACAGCTTACTAGGTACAACCAATATACAGCTTGGTAAGTACAACCTTATATACAGCTTGCTAGGTACAACCAATATACAGCTTGCTAAGTGCAACCTATATACAGCTTACTAGGTACAACAAATATACAACTTGCTAGGTACAACAAATATACAGCTTGCTGGGTACAACCAATATACAGCTTGCTAGGTACAACAAATATATAGCTTGCTAGGTACAACCAATATACAGCTTGCTAGGTACAACCAATATACAGCTTGCTAGGTACAACAAATATACAACTTGCTAGGCACAACCAATATACAGCTTGCTGGGTACAACCAATATACAGCTTGCTAGGTACAACCATTATACAGCTTGCTGGGTACAACCAATATACAACTTGCTAGGTACAACAAATATACAACTTCCTAGGTACAACCAATATACAGCTTGCTAGGTACAATCAATATACAGCTTGCTAAGTACAACCAATATACAGCTTGCTAGGTACAACAAATATACAGCTTGCTAGGTACAACCAATATACAGCTTGCTAGGTACAACCAATATACAGCTTGCTAGGTAAAACAAATATGCAACTTGCTAGGCACAACCAATATACAGCTTGCTGGGTACAACCAATATACAGCT
The genomic region above belongs to Watersipora subatra chromosome 1, tzWatSuba1.1, whole genome shotgun sequence and contains:
- the LOC137387433 gene encoding guided entry of tail-anchored proteins factor 1-like, with protein sequence MWTWLLILCLTLPLCARFLPSICVHLWMHLKGRAREAEDLMNEIKDLKDQQAEISMVDEFAKHAKLNRKINSKTAALKTIQQTQIWIRWKAYYYAKIGLYVISAVVLLVYRKEPVLFFDISTYLDNSIVYIVGYILSFPIGMPGAVGMPVALFVCNRVVNQLLNFVTSDKSKQALLHEPVE